Proteins encoded together in one Amblyomma americanum isolate KBUSLIRL-KWMA chromosome 1, ASM5285725v1, whole genome shotgun sequence window:
- the LOC144113859 gene encoding tubulin beta-4 chain-like, which yields MTDEYRGKYVPRAILLDLEPGTMDSVRSGPFGQLFRPDNFIFGQSGAGNNWAKGHYTEGAELVDSVLDVVRKEAESCDCLQGFQLAHSLGGGTGSGMGTLLISKIREEYPDRIMNTFSVMPSPKVSDTVVEPYNATLSVHQLVENTDETYCIDNEALYDICFRTLKLTTPTYGDLNHLVSVTMSGVTTCLRFPGQLNADLRKLAVNMVPFPRLHFFMPGFAPLTSRGSQQYRALTVPELTQQMFDAKNMTAACDPRHGRYLTVATIFRGRMSMKEVDEQMLNVQNKNSSYFVEWIPNNVKTAVCDIPPRGLKMSATFIGNSTDIQELFKRISEQFTVDNPNGDKGPSPSLAR from the exons ATGACGGACGAATACC GCGGCAAGTATGTTCCCCGTGCCATCCTCCTCGACTTGGAGCCAGGAACCATGGACTCCGTCAGATCGGGACCTTTCGGTCAACTGTTCAGGCCCGACAATTTCATATTCG GCCAGAGCGGCGCCggcaacaactgggccaagggccactacactgAGGGCGCCGAGTTGGTGGACTCCGTGCTGGACGTGGTGCGCAAGGAGGCCGAGAGCTGCGACTGTCTGCAGGGCTTCCAGCTGGCCCATTCCCTGGGCGGAGGCACCGGCTCCGGCATGGGCAcgctgctcatctcgaagatccgggaGGAGTACCCGGAccgcatcatgaacaccttcaGCGTCATGCCCTCCCCGAAG GTCTCCGACaccgtcgtcgagccctacaacgCCACCCTGTCCGtgcaccagctggtggagaacaccgacgaaaCCTACTGCATTGACAACGAGGCGCtatacgacatctgcttccgaaCCCTGAAGCTCACCACTCCCACATACGGGGACCTCAACCACCTGGTTTCTGTCACAATGTCCGGAGTCACAACATGCCTCAG GTTTCCCGGCCAGCTGAACGCTGACCTGCGCAAACTGGCTgtcaacatggtgcccttcccgcgTCTGCACTTCTTCATGCCCGGCTTCGCACCACTCACGTCCCGAGGCAGCCAACAGTACAGGGCGCTGACCGTGCCAGAGTTGACGCAGCAGATGTTCGACGCCAAGAACATGACGGCCGcctgcgacccccgccacggccGCTACCTGACGGTAGCCACCATCTTCCGCGGCCGCATGAGCATGAAGGAGGTCGACGAACAGATGCTTAACGTCCAGAACAAGAACTCGAGCTACTTTGTCGAGTGGATCCCGAACAACGTCAAGACCGCCGTCTGCGACATCCCACCCCGTGGCCTCAAGATGTCTGCGACGTTCATCGGGAACAGCACGGACATTCAGGAGCTGTTCAAGCGCATTTCAGAACAATTCACTG TGGACAACCCAAACGGGGACAAAGGTCCGTCCCCTTCCCTAGCCAGGTAA
- the LOC144136246 gene encoding tubulin beta chain-like has protein sequence MFRRKAFLHWYTGEGMDEMEFTEAESNMNDLVSEYQQYQEATADDEGEFDDEDALADTA, from the coding sequence atgttccgccgcaaggccttctTGCACTGGTACACTGGGGAAGGCATGGACGAAATGGAATTCACCGAAGCAGAGTCCAACATGAATGACCTGGTGTCCGAGTACCagcagtaccaggaggccacagccgacgacgagggagagttcgacgacgaggacgccctcgccgacaCTGCCTGA